A stretch of DNA from Electrophorus electricus isolate fEleEle1 chromosome 18, fEleEle1.pri, whole genome shotgun sequence:
GTTCAGGTCAGGCTTCACTCTTTCAGATCCTCCTCAGCGGCACATACACGTCTGTTTGTCTCGGATCACTCAGCCCTAACGACCGCCGTACAGCCTCGGCAAACTTGCAGACAGATCTGTAAGGGATATGCATTCAGTAATGGACATTCATTCATAAATAGATGTATGTTCGTGAAACAACATACACATGGCAATAGGCATGCATTTAGTAATGGACAAGCATTGAGAAAGCATAGCAGTGCTCATTATTGATTACCTTTTTCTCCCGGAGATCACGGTAACCTGGAGAGATGTGTGATCCTAGTCTAAAAGTTATATTAGAAGTGATGTTTTTCAGTACTAAGCATTCTTTTGTTAGACGGACTGTGCACTCTAACGCAGTTGTGGACCATTCCTGTAGTTCTtatctgtgtgggtgttttaagCCAAGTAAAGGCAGTATAAGGAGACACTAGTGCAGACAAggagttatttaaaaaatgctttgtaaAGCATTTGTGATCtcaaaaaaaaagccaacaccTAAATATCTGAACTAGCTTACTTTTAAACGAGACACCATCAGGCCTGCACTGGGATCATGTTAACACAGACCTACTCTCAGATCATGTTAACACAGTCAGGCCTACGCTCGGGTCATGCTATCACCCTCAGGCCTACACTCGGATGTACAGTAGGCCTACGCCCGGATCGTGCTAACACCATCAGGCCTACTCTCGAATCATACACATCCATCCTAACTGTGTGGCTGACATATTCGGTGCCGGAAAGACAGGACACATCGAGTGTCTCAGCTCTTTCTTGGTGAAGTCCTCATTCTCGGTGATGTCCTGGTTTTCTGGCCTGCTCAGGTTCAGCGCGAGCCTGAGTGTGAGCCTGCTTCCCTGGGCACAGCAGAAGACAGCTTCCAGGCCTTCCACACATGACAATGGAAATGGATCATTTTCCTGTCCACAACTTGGGAACCAGTGTGAGTAACCGGTTTCCTGAAAagcataaatgtgtttgtgtgcgtgtgtgagattcTGTTTGGCATTGtaaatgtgattgtgtgtgcgtacgtgcgcgcgcgtgtgtgtgtgtttagaatttGTCGAAAACCTGTCGAGTTGTTTATGGGGATTTTCTTCTCCATTTGCATCACTGCTTCCTATTACAAAGGAAAAGCATTCAGTAGGCGGagttccctccctccttccctgctCATTTGTTCCACTATAACACACGTTTATGGACTCTTCCCTGCTCTGGTCCTGAAGACAGGACACAGCAACAATGccttcattaaataaatgatggtTTAAGAGCAGGTAgtgctcattttaaaatatgcatgtgGTTAcctcacactaaacacaaaatgaaaccCTCCACATACATGTCTTCTTCTTAGCACTGTTATAACTTAAATTGAAAGatttatgttctgtgtgtgtgtgtgtgtgtgtatgtgtgtgtgttccttgctctcgtctgtgtgtgcttatgtcagaaggggcctctctctctctctctctctctctctctctctctctctctctttctctatcccccccccccccccccccccccccattagcCCCACTCCCTCCTGCTATAAGGTGACCTGCACCAGCTGTAATTCCCCTAAGGCTGGACTGGGCTCTGTGAGTTCTACACTGACACTAGCTCTCTTTGGAATTAACTCTGCAGTTGTAGCTCTTTCCTCACCTCCCAGTGTCAAACCAAGGAGAAAAACAGGTCAACAGAATCCTCCGTGGATAGCCGTGAGTACCCGTGCTGGAGTCGTGGGCTGGCTCGGTTctttgaagcttttttttttttttttcctgaattggTCCTCTTTTCATCATTACCTGGAATAtcgtgtttgtttttctctctgggGAACTTGATATTTACAAGGACAGTTCTAAAATTCTCCCAAGACTGGAAGCATGAAAGCGGTTCTGGTTATTGTCCTGCTGGCAGCCTTCCGTGCTGCTGAGAACGTGAGTATACAGGATCCGCTGTGACATTTACGGATGTCTACGTTTCAGAAGTGCTGtaggcactgtgtgtgcagtacaCTTCATTCAGATGTTTCACATTGCAACATGCTCGCGCTTAAGTTCCTTGGTGCTTGGCTGGTACACAGCATATCTCTTACATGGTACAAGAGTCAGTTGTAATATTTCAATTCTTATTGCCAGCACGAGTGTAATTTGGAATAATGCCTGCAGTcagaaatgacatcactgaaatcCACAAATTCTTCATGGGTTCTCTTAATAATATGCATAAGATGTCTATAGATATTGTAAGTTTGGGAAATAAGACAATACTCAGACAATGACCTTCACTAGGAAGCACACATCTGATCGTCAATATCATTAATTTGAAACACCATTCCTGGCGAAGGCTACTGATTCCTAAATACACGCAGTCCCCTGGGCTGAATGACAACATAAGTTCATATAAGTTCAGCTTTCATCAGGAAAAGCCCTTGTGATGTACTCATGTGAGTACATGCGATAGGAGCTTGGGCCAGCAGTTCCTTAAGGGATATTTACTACTAGTGAATACCGCCTGTTAGGAGGTTTATCACCATATTGCTCTGTGGGAGTAACACGGGGTCATTTTTCTTGTCAAGACTATCACTTTTCATCCAAATATATGATAAAATCTCACTTTGTAATCAGCTGCAGTTTCATACCACAAGAATCGGTTTGCTAATTCCATGCGGCCTGTAATCATCACTTATATAAACTCTCTATCGTTACTGAATGGTTTTATCTGACTGGTGACTTCAGTACATTATGTCATTATGAGCTGTTCCCTCATTCGCTCTCCTTCCCCCTGCTGTGATTTGCCAGGTGGCAGGAGGCTGTTCTATGCCATGCTCCTGCCCCCCATCCCCTCCCTCCTGTTCAGTGGGAGTGAGCTGGGTGCTGGATGAGTGCGACTGCTGTAAGGTGTGTGCCCAGCAGTTCAACCAGGACTGTGGCCCAGACAAACCTTGCGACCACATCAAGGGCCTGCACTGCCACCTAGGGGCTGGAGGAGACCCTCACCGCGGACTCTGCAGAGGTGATCATGGACAGGGCAAGGGCTGTGTGCAAATATGGTTTTAAATTATTAGTggaatattaaattatattaaataaaaatcagtattTTAGTACTTGGACTTAGTGTGTCCACTGTTGACAAATAGACGCTCTGTACAGATTGAGTAATTACAAATTTAATAAATCttaccaaatgtgtgtgtgtgtgtgtgtgtgtgtgtgtgtgtgtgtgtgtctgcgcgcacGCATCTATTCCCTCAGCTGCCACCCAGGGTCGTCCGTGTGAGTTTGGCGGGCGGGTGTTCCAGCATGGCGAGGATTTCCAGCACAGCTGCGAGCACCAGTGCAGCTGCACGGACGGCGTGGTGGGCTGCATGCCCCTCTGCCCTCGGCTGCTGCCCCTGCCCGACGTGCACTGCGCCAGCCCCCATCTGGAGACGCTGCCCGGGCACTGCTGTGAGCGCTGGGTGTGCGACCACGACGACGACAATCGCATCGGAGAAGACTCTTCGCccccagtctccctctctcacaccaACCACATCAGCAAACTGGTACGGGTGCTCGGTGGCCACAAGGCCAACGGAGGAGACGCGTTCCAAGGTATGACCGCTCGAAACTCTTTAAGTCACTGCTGAGAAGTGTTGACCATATCGCATTTTTACAGTGATGCCATAACTTCATCGAAAGACAAACTTCTAAATTACAGCAAGTGTGGTATAAtgaaggcccttaaccctcagttgctcaagttgtactcagtcataatgtaagtcgctttggataaaagtgtcagctaaatgccataaatgtaaatgtatatgtaaatgaacCACAGGAGAGCTCAATTCTTATAATATGTATGGTATGTATAGCAAATTACACCCAGTGGGGTTCTGAGTGCTCTGTGGATGGTAACTGCATTGCTCAAATATGCATTCTGACCCGTTTTGTGCAGAATGGGCGTCTGCACCCGTGCGGCAAGTCCCCTCCCCTTCGTCCGAGTGCTACCTGCAGACCACAGACTGGTCCCAGTGCTCATCCACCTGTGGGTTTGGCATTTCCAGCCGCGTCACCAACAACAACCCACGGTGCAAACTGGCCCGGGAAACACGCCTCTGTCAGGTCCGCGAGTGTGACATCACCCCTGCAGTCAGGGTAAGGGATCCATCCATGTCTGCACTACAGATATACACATAGGAGTGTTTTTATGCAGATTAGGTTGATGACAAATATTCCTTCCGCATTTAAGCGTGCAGTCAATGGCCAGATCTAAAGTTGTATTTTTATAAGTTTTAAGGAGTTTTATGTATTTAGGTCACTTTTGTTCAGATAAagacatgcatttattactgtaCTCCCAGAGTAAAAAACTGGACCCTTAAAAGCTGGTCTGGTTTCTTCTAATCCTTGGTAATTGCTGTTGTTATTATATGTCTACAATTTAGCAAATCACAAGGGATATCAGAGGTAGAAGAAATTTGCAGAGTGCGTAGCACGTGACACAGAGTGAATCACCTCAGCACGGACCTTGAATGTTTATGGTGCCAAGAAATCGCTAACATATAACTGTTTCCTTGGCTGTGCAGAAAGGGAAGAAGTGCAGGCGGGCCGTGAGGTCGCGGGAGCCCGAACAGATCACGTTCGCTGGCTGCAGCACAGTCAGGCGCTACAGACCGAGGACGTGCGGCGCGTGCACGGACGGCAGGTGCTGCCGGCCGTCGGAGTCGCGCACCGTGCGTCTGCGCTTCCGCTGCCCGGGCGGGGAGAGCGTCGCACGGAACGTCATGTGGATCCAGCGTTGCCGCTGCAGCAGGAGCTACTGCAACGGCGACGGGGATGACGCGGCTCCTTCCGTTAGCCTGCACAAcgacatacacacattctcccgCTGATCACACTCGATGACCACGGCCGCTCGGAATCGCCTGCACTCCCTGCTCTTAAGTCCAACGAAGACATCCTAGCGAGAGTGCTCAGCAAGACAGAAGACGCACCCCCTTCCCGACCGTCATTCCTAagacctctctctatctccataACTCCAGGCAGACTTACGTGTAGAACATGAGTTTGTACTTTATTACTTTATACTTATGCTGCCTCACAAAGGGGTCCTTCCCCTCTGCTTAAATTAAGCCATCCAGAGACTGTTCTAAGATCAGCCCCTGGCCCTCCGAGGAGACTCTTAACAGCTTCTTTCTGCTGTTGGCACACTGACACCAACGAAGCCCTCAAACTGAACACAGCAGCAGGTGATGATCCATTGGACTTCTGGTTGTCATTCCtgtataaatgcaaatgtcagGCCTTTCCAGAGCCAAAAACGCTTGTTGCATAATAATTAGACAAGGAACTTTAGTGATTTATTCTCTGTACCTGACTTCCACATTTTTCTTAATAGTGACTTCCTATCGTACTTGGTAGGTAATGATGCACTAGCTCCCTGCAACCAGTGAACGGAGACAGCAGTGGATCACGGACATAACTGTAGGCACGATTTAGCCTTCCACAATGTTAATGACACGAGGTGGATTCACCAAGACCGATACTGACAGATTAGTCAGAATTCCAGAAGAGTGagataaatactttttttttttttaattatcattattgtaATGCATTGTCAGTTCTCTGCTGTGCTAATATGCAGTCTCACTTAAAAGCTACAGGAGTACAGATATTTTCTTGtgatatttttaaagatattttccAAGACAGATTACACTGTAATGTACATGGATGAGTGGTCTGTAAAAGAGACTGTattaagttgtgtgtgtttatcttgaGCCTTGTTTCTTTCTGTAGTGGACAAGCTTCACTGCTGGCAGAGTGGCAGTGCTTTCGAAGAGACTGCTCTTTTTTTCGGGGCGTGTTTTACATTCTCTCACGCGCTCACTTGTACAGGAGCGAACAGTTTATGCATTTACTGTGTCTGCTATGAAAGATTTTACCCTTCACTGTAAAGGTTCAGTGCAGTATATTAAATACACTACTTAAAGGAGACCGTTTCTTTGATTTGTCTGATAGAGGTGATAGACAGACTGAAGGTGAGTGAAGGTTTTGTGTCgctgtgtgtttcatttcagGTTCTCTTGTGCTTTTCCTCCTTCTGCACACAATACAACTTGGCAGCACAAACATCACAGCCTGCTCCAAAATTCCATACGGACCGCCGCTATCACTCCCTTTCCTTTCTCACCATTCCATTCTGCAAAAAATTCCACCCAGACATGTgctccatccacacacacacacacactcaactaaGCACAGGCAAACCACATCACACCTATCTACCACAACACTGCAGGAAGTCGGAATATGTTACATTGACGCAGGATGCAGACATATCCGGAAAAGGTTTGATTTCAAGGTGAAAACATTATTTGTCCAGACACAGGAATGAAGCTTTCCTCCTGGCTCAGGCTTGTAAGGTTGTTGCGctgtacacacctgcacagtaACTCAGCATAGACCGAAAATGATGACGCCCtcacaaaattaaaaacttcATGTTAATCAGCTCATACAGGTAAAAATGACAGGATTCTATTAGCAGAGAATTTCCTAATTGTCAACTGGAAGTCAGGCCGCTGTAAGAGAGGTCAAAGGGCCATGGCGCATAAAGTTATCTCCATGACTACGGCCATACTATCCACTCACTAGTGTCACGCGTAAGGTAAATTGCAGTTCTGTCTTCTGTATTTACCCTGAACCTCTGTGAGCCTAAAGGTCTGACATGTTTGCGAAAAGGAGACTGAAAGACCCTGCCGCAGTGGACGTGGATGGCCGACAGAGTTGTTGCAAACTTACCACGGTGTCCCTTGACGACAGTGAGCGCGTCACAAATGGCCAGGGCAGTGAGGCATGGAGGGGGTGGAGTCGGGGGCGTGGCCAGGAGGGCCGACACTCCCATGACGTGTCCTAGGCGCCCCCTAGTGAGAAGCCCGTGCCATGCTGGAGTGTGGATGAGCAGTCGCTGCTGACTTAATGTTTTCGGAAAATATGTAAGAAAACACTTTCCgtgataaaataaacatttcaatgGATCAGTAGTACAGCATGCGTGCACTCCTCAGATGCCCCGAGAGAGGGGTACCATCTTAGATTCTTGGCAAATATGTCCAGCGTTTCAGTGGGGATACATATAATACACTGGAAAATATGCTTTACTGTGTGGTTATGCCATACTgccactgaaataaaaacatatgtaAGACTAGAATCCtttataatgaataaacaaacgaCAAACCAAGCAAATCTATTATCCAGCGAAATATGTCACTGAttacaaaacagaagaaagtgaCCATAACCAATATTGCACTGGGAGTTTCGAAACTTTCATACGGTCACGAGTTAATGCGAGGTATTAACTCAGACATACAGGCTGTGCACATTGAATCTGTGCTGCACCCTAGTGGAATAATCTTGAAAGAACAACCCCTTTTAAGTATTACGTTTAcgtctgaaaacattttaacgGACTTGAATTCATTTTGAAATACTCCTGTAAATTCTTTTTTACAGCATTGTTATTGTTACTGAGTCATAAGTGTATCCTGTCTTAAAGTTTGGCAGGTGTGAAGAGAAGCTccaatttgatttaatttttgctttataGGCTACACGAGTCGGCGGTGGTGTATATACTAAAGCTAATACTatattaaaattgtaaataCTTTATACAAGCAAGTCTATGGAGGACCACACCGATTTACTGGAATCTGATCTGATAAAAAGCCGTTTGAACAAAAAATAGTATACACTGAGTTCTATATGATACTTTGAGATGGGCTATAATCTCCTGTAGTTTCAGTTTAACACGTAGATCGTCCAGTACAATATTATGGAAAAAATAACTCAGACATGACTATAATGTACAAGAATGGGCGTGCTTTCGTGTGTCACGCCCGCAGATTTCATTGGCTGCACACGCTACAACTCCATCGTGTCACAGCGAAGCGCTATAAATAACGCTCAGACCGCGCAGCTCTGGTTTAGCGCAGTTGCAACAGCGATGTGGCGCTGACGTCTGCGGGAAAACGCGCACGTCCAAAAACGTTGTCTAGACTAAAGCAGTCAGTCGTTTTTTTCTGTTGGTGCGTTTTGTTCAGCTGACTAAAACGACCGGCCTGCTGAAGCGTGATCCACTTTCGTGACCCACCGTAAATTAAAATtgcgttgttttttttttttgctggttatTGTGGACGTTATTGCTTCCGTAAGAAAACTGCTACCATATCCTTTAGCGTCTTCTCTTCGGATAAACAGCTGGTCACTTCGTCTCAAAACAAAAGTTAAAGGTGAGTGAGTAGCTTGACTCTCATTTCCCACTATAGAGTTTAGTACGAAGTTTAAGGTGTATTCTGTAAATGCTCTCAAACGACACCTGGTCAAGAACAAGCTGTCAGTCTTCTGTATTTCTGTTGGTTCTGCATACACTCAATAGTGTTAGTTTTGTAGCAGTCAGACCAGGTTACCTTGGGGGGGATTGCCCATAGATGTCACATCATATTGGATTATGACTGGTATAGCTTTTGTCCATAattggtaatttttttttcttttctttaagcttctttgttgttgtttaactGTGGATCGTTGATGATAAACAGCCAGTTTGGAAACAATACCATTCTTTCTAAAAGTTAATGACTTTAGCCTAGGGTTGGACCGCCAACATGAACGCCAACGCAGTCTTCATCGCTTCAGCTACAGTGGTCCACAAAACTGGTTAAATAGGAAGGCTGATCTAAAGCGTCCAAACCGTTTAATTGGATCCAACATGAGGGTTAAAGAACCGTCGTCTGTCATTCAGTTCCACAACCTGTACAAGTACAAAGTATTTTTACGACTGTAGATGAGCAGCGATGTTGACTAATTAGCAGTAAGCTTGGTAGCCTCTTGCTGAGCTACCCGCAGTTCTTTCACTTGCGACCACACAGTTGAGTTCATCtgacaaatgtttacatatcAGATTACATAGGATATGATGAGAGACCCATTCTTATCAAGTCCTAATCTAGGTATGCCTTAAATGAGCTGCCGTCTTGCAGCGGTCTACAGTCGCTAACATGATCATTAATAAACGTAcaggtttattcatttttacaggCTAATGGTTGCATGAAGGCTTTCTGAGTACAGTGCCCAGGGCTAGAGAAGT
This window harbors:
- the ccn1l2 gene encoding cellular communication network factor 1, like 2 codes for the protein MKAVLVIVLLAAFRAAENVAGGCSMPCSCPPSPPSCSVGVSWVLDECDCCKVCAQQFNQDCGPDKPCDHIKGLHCHLGAGGDPHRGLCRAATQGRPCEFGGRVFQHGEDFQHSCEHQCSCTDGVVGCMPLCPRLLPLPDVHCASPHLETLPGHCCERWVCDHDDDNRIGEDSSPPVSLSHTNHISKLVRVLGGHKANGGDAFQEWASAPVRQVPSPSSECYLQTTDWSQCSSTCGFGISSRVTNNNPRCKLARETRLCQVRECDITPAVRKGKKCRRAVRSREPEQITFAGCSTVRRYRPRTCGACTDGRCCRPSESRTVRLRFRCPGGESVARNVMWIQRCRCSRSYCNGDGDDAAPSVSLHNDIHTFSR